In a genomic window of Rhododendron vialii isolate Sample 1 chromosome 12a, ASM3025357v1:
- the LOC131309909 gene encoding valerianol synthase TPS8-like — MPDTLLRPIGNFPPSLWGDRFSSFTLDIQLLEKYSKEVEVLKEEVKDMLVLDHDDVGGGKSGAEKMVLINALERLGVSYLFQKKIEELLENMFPNFEEHVFHDNLFMVSLHFRVFRQHGYDLSSDVFERFTDSNGEFKETISNDVMGMLSLYEATFLKIHGEDILDKAFCFTKAGLESLKPHLSSNLAEQVTHALCQPLQRGIPRVEARHYISVYEKDASRNEKLLRLAKIDFNRVQMLHKEELYHISRWWKEWDLRSHIPYVRDRAVECFFYSTAVCFEPQYSLARLILTKTMIMISVLDDTYDAYGTYEELKCFTNAVQRWDMNAIDQLSNYMKPIYKALLNVHDEFYQEIMAKTEINYSIQYLEEAYKEIVLCYDVETEWLKKGYVQTMEEHLANALVTCTSPLLTTAAFVGMGEIAAPEAFQWLQSQPRILMACSTIFRVINDIQSCKTEEGRDHVTTGVECYMKQHGVSKPEAIHELFKIIENAWININEEMMRPTMISRDLVIRVLNFACLYSVVYKYSDGYTQPECAKDSIIALYEDSISI; from the exons ATGCCCGATACTCTTCTTCGCCCAATAGGGAACTTTCCCCCCAGTTTATGGGGAGATCGATTTTCCTCATTCACTTTAGATATCCAG TTACTAGAAAAATACAGTAAAGAGGTTGAAGTGTTGAAGGAAGAAGTGAAGGATATGCTAGTACTAGATCATGACGATGTTGGAGGTGGTAAATCAGGAGCAGAGAAGATGGTTCTGATCAATGCACTTGAACGCCTTGGTGTTTCCTACCTCTTCCAGAAAAAGATTGAAGAGCTTTTGGAGAACATGTTTCCAAACTTTGAGGAACATGTTTTCCATGATAATTTGTTCATGGTGTCACTTCACTTTCGAGTGTTCAGGCAACATGGCTATGACTTGTCTTCCG ATGTCTTTGAAAGATTCACAGACAGTAATGGCGAGTTCAAGGAAACCATAAGCAATGACGTGATGGGTATGTTAAGCCTATATGAAGCTACTTTTTTGAAGATTCATGGAGAAGATATACTTGACAAGGCCTTTTGTTTTACAAAAGCTGGCCTTGAGTCCTTAAAACCACATTTAAGCTCAAATTTGGCAGAACAAGTGACCCATGCCCTGTGCCAACCACTCCAAAGGGGAATTCCAAGAGTTGAAGCTAGGCATTACATTTCTGTTTATGAAAAGGATGCTTCTAGGAATGAAAAGCTATTGAGGCTTGCAAAGATTGATTTCAATCGGGTACAGATGTTACACAAGGAAGAACTCTACCACATCTCCAG GTGGTGGAAAGAGTGGGATCTACGGTCACATATTCCTTATGTGAGGGACAGAGCAGTGGAGTGCTTTTTCTATTCTACAGCAGTTTGTTTCGAACCGCAATACTCTCTTGCCCGTTTGATTCTCACAAAAACTATGATAATGATATCTGTTCTAGATGATACCTACGATGCTTATGGCACCTATGAAGAACTCAAATGTTTCACAAATGCAGTGCAGAG GTGGGACATGAATGCTATTGATCAACTCTCTAACTACATGAAGCCAATCTACAAGGCTCTCCTAAACGTTCATGATGAATTTTACCAGGAGATCATGGCAAAGACAGAAATAAACTACAGCATCCAATATTTAGAAGAAGCG TACAAAGAAATAGTATTATGCTACGATGTTGAGACCGAGTGGTTAAAGAAAGGATATGTGCAAACAATGGAAGAGCATTTGGCCAATGCTTTAGTAACCTGCACGTCTCCATTGCTCACAACGGCGGCATTTGTAGGGATGGGAGAGATTGCAGCCCCTGAGGCATTCCAATGGTTACAATCTCAACCTCGAATCCTCATGGCTTGCTCAACAATATTCCGAGTCATCAATGACATACAGAGCTGCAAG ACAGAAGAAGGGAGAGACCACGTGACAACAGGAGTTGAATGCTACATGAAGCAACATGGTGTTTCAAAGCCGGAGGCCATTCATGAGTTGTTCAAAATAATTGAGAATGCATGGATCAACATCAATGAAGAGATGATGAGACCAACTATGATATCTAGAGATCTTGTCATTCGAGTTCTCAACTTTGCATGCCTTTACAGTGTGGTATACAAGTATAGTGATGGCTATACTCAACCAGAATGTGCCAAAGATTCCATCATTGCACTGTACGAAGATTCAATCTCCATATGA